One window from the genome of Nicotiana tomentosiformis chromosome 5, ASM39032v3, whole genome shotgun sequence encodes:
- the LOC138892663 gene encoding uncharacterized protein yields the protein MTTKFLENYFYAAKTGQMRKEIHNFSQGEGNTVFEAWERFKKLLRRYPRNKIEQWMQLQDFWDGLNPSSRRLLNSAVAGPMMKKTPEEIITLLNELSEDVEQWSTDQGNRRRSMGVHQVESLVAMQAQIAAMATGIKQLTIAQKDKWDKLQICYLRGLLGLFPSDTEKNPKETIKVVSLRSGKTLADPVVKARPEVVSKQTETPVEKKSEEKKGQNSGVQKEIEESRHMAALPFPQNMRREKLDKYFRRFLEMLKQLYVNIPFTEVLTQMPAYAKFLKEILSSKRKLEETTLVKLNAHCSAILQNKIPPKCGGPRKLHHTMLVGSENFDKALCDSGASINLMPLSVFRKLEDELGVIKLIPVSLQLAEQTTILPEGIIEYILVRVDTYLFPVDFIVVDMEVNKEVPLVLGRPFLCTGRAILDICEGQLMLRVGNKKVVFQMKRMMKYPSDKVSAYSCFKLDVVRELAEKYKIVEDEDPEIKKEAEALETEDQVLDEEELKEEASKPNVKLKVLPTHLKYAFLETNNFPMIISADLTCYNQIPIAPKDVEKTTFTCPSEVFMDDFTLFGDEFEDFLMNLKLVLKHCKSTHLVLNWEKCHFMVKEGIFLCHKLTTHGLKVDRAKVDVKSRLPPPTFVRSIRSFLGHAGFYRRFIKTFSSITKPLTALLAKDVKFVFNMECLRAFELIKEKLVSAPIMVTPDWSQPFEIICDASDVVVGAVLGQRKDKMFRPIYYASRSKVIVHTDHSALKYLLSKKKSKPCLMWWVLLLQEFYLEIKDKKGTENQVVDHLSRLEKPPIETVEIREEFPDEKIFSIDVVSERPPWYADVANYLASGWLPHDLTCDQRRKLQDGVIQRCVPEGEMASVMSHCHDEAAGGHYGGNCTTAKVMEASFFWPTLYKDARAYVAACDKCQRASNISKRDEMHLNSILVEEIPTRTNDARVVCEFLQKNIFTRFGTPRVIISENGSHFMNKQFVALMSKYGVTHKTGTPYHAQTSGQVEVANQELKRILEKMVSASHKDWSVKLDEALWAYRTAFKTTIRTLPFKLVYVKSCHLLVEIEHKAYWSIKMLNLDLSLVGEHRLAQMNKLDEFRLDAYENARIFKEKTKRWHDHMITPKEFHEGDRVLLYNSRLKLFPGKFQSRWTSPYVVKHVSPYVAVEILDEEGNEIFNVNGHRRKVCANLEDFVPLLHCGGVVLIVGWLIGTMSSEVASSSRRGGRWAPPPAPMEEEEERIDPDADMFVPAVNPEPKVAIDDRKLARKYNEIYNNIRALGFDCLFRPGDAVNMNLVKEFYSNWQPEASLDAVYEVWDVNEFHKDMKKGTFHCLAKVILRLINAKIMPTQSESDVLRLKVYLIYAFLTRMRFDIRKIMLEHMVRVRTLGACRLFYPSMISQLLQAHHIEEEFHYDRTIPVTYPIKAFDITVVIDPPPAAAAVTSDQRLVRVGETLQLLFADLSLRFARGETDFA from the exons ATGACTACCAAGTTCTTAGAAAACTATTTCTATGCTGCTAAGACTGGACAGATGAGGAAAGAGATTCACAATTTCAGCCAAGGTGAAGGGAATACAGTGTTCGAGGCATGGGAAAGATTTAAGAAGCTATTGCGGAGGTACCCTCGTAACAAAATAGAGcaatggatgcaactccaggacttctGGGACGGGTTAAACCCGTCTTCAAGGAGATTGCTGAATAGTGCGGTTGCAGGTCCTATGATGAAGAAAACTCCTGAAGAGATTATCACACTTCTGAATGAACTATCTGAAGATGTAGAACAATGGTCCACTGACCAAGGGAATCGAAGAAGATCAATGGGAGTGCACCAAGTAGAATCGCTAGTAGCAATGCAGGCCCAAATTGCAGCTATGGCTACGGGCATCAAACAACTGACGATAGCTCAG AAAGACAAATGGGACAAATTACAAATCTGTTATCTGAGAGGCCTCCTGGGACTCTTCCCCTCTGACACTGAAAAGAACCCAAAGGAAACAATCAAAGTTGTATCTCTGAGAAGTGGCAAAACATTGGCTGACCCAGTGGTGAAAGCTAGACCCGAGGTGGTGAGCAAACAGACTGAGACACCAGTAGAGAAAAAGAGTGAAGAGAAAAAAGGCCAGAATAGTGGGGTGCAAAAAGAGATTGAAGAAAGTAGACATATGGCAGCTCTACCATTCCCTCAAAATATGAGGCGGGAGAAACTTGacaaatattttaggcgattcttggagatgcTTAAGCAACTTTATGTGAACATTCCCTTCACAGAGGTACTCACTCAAATGCCTgcttatgcaaagttcttgaaggaaatctTATCTAGCAAGAGAAAATTAGAGGAAACAACATTGGTCAAGCTAAATGCCCACTGCAGTGCCATATTGCAAAATAAAATTCCCCCAAAGTGTGGGGGGCCCAGGAAGCTTCACCATACTATGCTCGTTGGGAGTGAAAACTTCGACAAGGCCCTCTGTGATTCTGGGGCGTCTATAAATCTAATGCCTTTGTCTGTATTCAGGAAACTGGAAGATGAGCTTGGAGTCATCAAATTAATACCAGTATCCCTACAACTGGCTGAACAAACCACCATTCTACCTGAGGGAATTATTGAATATATTCTAGTACGGGTGGACACGTATTTGTTCCCCGTAGACTTTATTGTGGTGGATATGGAGGTGAACAAAGAGGTGCCTTTAGTTCTAGGGAGGCCATTTTTATGTACAGGTAGAGCTATCCTTGATATTTGTGAGGGGCAGCTTATGCTCAGAGTGGGCAATAAAAAAGTGGTGTTCCAGatgaagaggatgatgaaataCCCCAGTGATAAGGTGTCCGCCTACTCGTGTTTCAAGCTTGATGTTGTTAGGGAATTGGCTGAAAAATACAA AATAGTGGAGGATGAAGATCCAGAAATAAAAAAAGAGGCTGAAGCTCTTGAAACTGAGGATCAAGTGCTTGATGAGGAGGAACTAAAAGAGGAGGCTTCTAAGCCTAATGTGAAATTGAAAGTCCTCCCCACTCACTTGAAATATGCTTTTCTTGAAACTAACAATTTTCctatgattatttctgctgacttGACAT GCTACAATCAGATACCCATTGCCCCTAAAGATGTTGAGAAGACCACATTCACTTGCCCGTCAG aggtgttcatggatgatttcacccTCTTTGGTGATGAATTTGAGGATTTCTTGATGAATTTGAAGCTCGTGCTTAAACATTGTAAATCCACTCACTTGGTTCTTaactgggagaagtgtcacttcatggtgaAGGAGGGAATTTTCCTATGCCACAAATTAACTACACATGGACTTAAAGTTGACAGAGCTAAGGTTGATGTAAAATCTAGGCTCCCTCCACCAACTTTTGTGAGGAGCATAAGAAGTTTCTTGGGACATGCTGGGTTCTATAGGAGGTTCATCAAAACATTTTCCAGCATTACCAAGCCGTTGACCGCATTGCTAGCAAAAGATGTCAAGTTTGTTTTCAATATGGAGTGCTTAAGAGCATTCGAATTGATAAAGGAAAAGCTTGTGAGTGCTCCTATTATGGTGACACCAGATTGGAGCCAACCATTTGAGATAAtttgtgatgctagtgatgtagttGTGGGAGCAGTTCTGgggcaaagaaaagataaaatgtTTAGGCCCATCTACTATGCAAGCA GGAGTAAAGTGATTGTACACACTGATCACTCAGCCTTGAAATACCTGTTAAGTAAGAAGAAGTCCAAGCCGTGTCTGATGTGGTGGGTATTATTGCTCCAAGAGTTTTACTTGGAGATTAAAGATAAGAAGGGCACAGAAAATCAAGTCGTAGATCATCTATCTCGACTTGAGAAACCTCCGATTGAAACAGTTGAAATAAGGGAAGAGTTCCCTGATGAGAAAATTTTCTCCATAGATGTAGTCTCCGAAAGGCCGCCTTGGTATGCTGATGTAGCCAACTATTTGGCTAGTGGATGGTTGCCTCATGACCTCACTTGTGATCAAAGACGAAAGCTTCAAG ATGGTGTGATTCAAAGATGTGTGCCCGAAGGAGAGATGGCAAGCGTTATGTCTCATTGCCATGATGAAGCAGCTGGAGGACACTATGGTGGAAATTGCACTACAGCAAAGGTCATGGAAGCAAGTTTCTTTTGGCCTACTTTATACAAAGATGCAAGAGCGTATGTAGCTGCATGTGACAAGTGTCAGAGGGCAAGTAATATTAGCAAGAGAGATGAAATGCATCTCAACTCTATTCTG GTCGAAGAAATCCCTACTAGGACCAATGATGCTCGGGTGGTGTGTGAGTTCTTACAGAAGAACATCTTTACCCGCTTTGGGACACCTCGAGTGATTATCAGTGAAAATGGGTCACACTTTATGAACAAGCAGTTTGTTGCATTGATGTCCAAGTATGGGGTCACACACAAAACAGGAACCCCATACCATGCCCAAACTAGTGGGCAAGTTGAAGTGGCTAACCAGGAACTTAAACGAATTCTTGAAAAGATGGTTAGTGCTTCTCATAAGGATTGGTCTGTAAAGTTGGATGAAGCTCTATGGGCGTACAGAACTGCGTTCAAAACAACTATAAGGACTTTACCATTCAAATTAGTGTATGTAAAATCATGTCATCTACTTGTTGAGatagaacataaagcttattggtcaattaagatgcttaatcttgatcttagtcttgTAGGTGAACATAGGTTGGCGCAGATGAATAAATTGGACGAGTTTAGACTGGACGCGTATGAAAATGCacgaattttcaaggaaaagacaaaaaGGTGGCACGATCATATGATTACGCCAAAGGAGTTTCATGAAGGGGATAGAGTCTTACTATACAATAGCAGACTTAAGTTGTTCCCAGGAAAATTCCAATCAAGATGGACAAGTCCATATGTGGTAAAACATGTCTCACCGTACGTCGCCGTTGAAATTCTGGATGAAGAAGGGAATGAAATCTTTAATGTGAATGGGCACAG GAGGAAAGTTTGTGCAAATTTAGAGGACTTTGTGCCATTGTTGCATTGTGGTGGTGTTGTGCTTATTGTAGGGTGGTTGATTG GTACAATGTCTTCTGAGGTTGCCTCTAGTAGCCGTCGAGGAGGTAGGTGGGCGCCTCCCCCCGCCCCAATGGAGGAGGAAGAGGAGCGCATTGATCCAGATGCGGAT ATGTTTGTCCCTGCGGTGAACCCAGAGCCTAAGGTTGCTATTGACGATAGGAAGTTGGCCCGAAAATATAATGAGATATACAACAACATTCGGGCTTTGGGTTTTGACTGTCTGTTCCGTCCAGGTGATGCGGTAAACATGAACCTGGTAAAGGAATTTTATTCTAACTGGCAACCTGAGGCCAGCCTGGATGCTGTGTATGAAGTATGG GATGtgaatgaattccacaaggaCATGAAGAAGGGAACATTCCATTGTCTGGCTAAGGTTATTTTGCGAttaatcaatgccaaaatcatgCCCACCCAAAGTGAATCTGATGTCTTACGGCTGAAAGTGTATTTGATCTATGCCTTTTTGACAAGGATGCGGTTTGATATTAGAAAAATCATGTTGGAGCACATGGTGAGAGTGCGAACACTAGGGGCCTGCCGCCTATTCTACCCGAGTATGATCAGTCAGTTGTTGCAGGCGCACCATATAGAGGAGGAGTTTCACTATGACCGGACCATCCCCGTGACATATCCTATCAAGGCCTTTGATATCACGGTAGTAATAGATCCTCCTCCTGCTGCTGCTGCTGTTACTTCGGACCAGAGACTGGTCCGTGTTGGGGAAACACTGCAGCTGCTGTTTGCTGATTTGAGCCTTCGCTTTGCTCGGGGGGAGACTGATTTCGCATAG